The genomic DNA CGGTAAGACTTGTGCATTACCGGGTTCGTCGGAGAGCAATAAACCTGCGTCCTTCGGATTCACGTAGTGTGCATCTACACCTCGTGCTTGTAGGACTTGTGCGACGAGCCGTGCGCAGTTATCTTCGCCGCCTGCTTTCATTGTATCCATATAGAGGTCGGCATCGGTTATGCTGTTCTCGAGACGTTCTGTTAGGTCGCGGGCGATGGGTTCAGTGACCTCCGCAGGGAGTCCTAATTCAGAAGCGATGCGACGGTAACGTTCAATGGCTTCAGCACATTCCGAAGCACCGAGTTTTCCAGCAAGGCGCTGTGATGCCGCAGCAATGAGCAGATCGGTTACTTTGATGTCTTGGCTGTGTCGTTTTCCGGGTGCAGAGACAACGATAAGGCGGCGTTCCGGGTCAGCGGTGATGATGTCACAAACTTGACGCACTTGCTCCGCTGAGGCGAGGGAACTCCCGCCGAACTTGGATACTTTTAGCAATCTGGTCCTCCAATTTCTTCTATTCAGTTATAATGGTCTTGCTGTTGAGGGGTTAAAGGCATGGGCACATTCTCCTACAAATTGCGTGTCCGTTTCGGATAATGTTTTCGAGTCTGTCTTTTAATTTTATGGTAATTTCTGATATTTGTCAAAGTTTTTTCTCTATATATGCGGACCGTTTAGTTTTTTGCAGACAGATTCAATGTGACTTTCTGAGAAAAATGTGCTATACTTATGCAAAATCTTATTTATGGAGTTATTTTTTAATGAATAACGAATGGGTTGTTTACGAAGGGAACGAAGGTCCCGGAAAAGGTAAACATATTGTCCTTGTTAGTGGTGATGAAGAGTATCGCTCTGAAGAGGCGTTGCCAATGTTGGGGAAGGTATTAGCCACACACCACGGCTTTACATGCACGGTGCTGTTTGCGATTAATCCTGAAACAGGTGAAATCGATCCGGAGGTGCAGACGAACATTCCGGGACTTCACCATCTACAATCAGCGGATATGATGGTGCTGTTCACACGTTTCCGCGAACTGCCCGATGAGCAGATGAAGTATGTCGTTGACTATACGAATGCTGGTAAACCCGTGATAGGGCTTCGGACAGCAACGCACGCTTTCAGTTATAGCCGCGATCTTGAGAGTCCGTATGCAAAGTATAGCTTCAACGCCAAAGATTTTGAAGGCGGCTACGGCAGGCAGGTGCTTGGTGAGACGTGGGTCAACCACCATGGACACCATGGTAAAGAGAGTGCCCGCGGCGTGATCGACGAAGCGATGCAAGATCATCCGATACTCAAAGGCGTTGACGATGTTTGGGGACCGTCTGATGTCTACGGCATTAATGACTTGACAGGTGATTCGCAGGTGCTTATCCACGGACAGGTGCTGGTCGGTATGGATCCGACAGATGTACCAAAATCGGATACTGTCACAATGCCGATGGTGTGGATTAAAACCTATACCGGTGATGAAGGGAACACCTCACGCGTCTTGAACACGACGATGGGTGCCTCTGTCGATTTGGAAAGCGAAGGACTCCGTCGTCTTCTCGTCAATGGCTGCTATTGGTGTATGGGGATGGAGGACGATATTCCTGATAAAAGTGTCGTCGATTATGTCGGCGATTATGAACCGACGTTCTTCGGTTTTGGCACGTTTACAAAGGGTGTCCGTCCGGAAGACCATGCGCTGTAAGGTGAGTAGTTAGTTTTGACCAACAACTCGTGCCTTATTAAAAATATCGGTAGGCGAGTTGTTGGTCAAGGTTCCT from Candidatus Poribacteria bacterium includes the following:
- a CDS encoding ThuA domain-containing protein, with the translated sequence MNNEWVVYEGNEGPGKGKHIVLVSGDEEYRSEEALPMLGKVLATHHGFTCTVLFAINPETGEIDPEVQTNIPGLHHLQSADMMVLFTRFRELPDEQMKYVVDYTNAGKPVIGLRTATHAFSYSRDLESPYAKYSFNAKDFEGGYGRQVLGETWVNHHGHHGKESARGVIDEAMQDHPILKGVDDVWGPSDVYGINDLTGDSQVLIHGQVLVGMDPTDVPKSDTVTMPMVWIKTYTGDEGNTSRVLNTTMGASVDLESEGLRRLLVNGCYWCMGMEDDIPDKSVVDYVGDYEPTFFGFGTFTKGVRPEDHAL